Proteins from one Vulgatibacter sp. genomic window:
- a CDS encoding TetR/AcrR family transcriptional regulator, whose amino-acid sequence MADSSKTATQGPGSRRLSKAERRRQLLATALAIVREEGADRLTLGHLAARAGVSKPIAYEHFGTRSGLLIELYKTIDVEHANALREALRANPRGFEETADALAAAYMHCYADNSGEWHAVGAALSGSEEMGAVHQELVDGYVQLFVSALEPHSKLAHDVLYQRCIGLVGAGEALSAALIRGDCSEAQAADALAALIRGGLADS is encoded by the coding sequence ATGGCCGATTCATCGAAGACTGCGACCCAGGGACCGGGTTCGCGCCGGCTTTCGAAGGCCGAACGGCGGCGGCAGCTGCTCGCCACCGCGCTTGCGATCGTGCGCGAGGAGGGGGCGGACCGGCTGACGCTGGGCCACCTTGCCGCACGCGCCGGTGTATCGAAGCCCATCGCCTACGAGCATTTCGGCACGCGCTCGGGCCTGCTCATCGAGCTCTACAAGACCATCGACGTGGAGCACGCGAATGCGCTGCGGGAGGCGTTGCGGGCCAACCCACGCGGGTTCGAGGAGACCGCCGATGCGCTCGCGGCCGCCTACATGCACTGCTATGCCGACAACAGCGGCGAGTGGCATGCGGTAGGGGCTGCGCTCTCAGGCAGCGAGGAGATGGGCGCCGTGCACCAGGAGCTCGTGGACGGTTATGTCCAGCTCTTCGTCTCGGCGCTTGAACCGCACAGCAAGCTGGCTCACGACGTGCTGTACCAGCGTTGCATCGGTCTGGTCGGGGCAGGCGAGGCACTCTCGGCAGCGCTGATCCGCGGCGATTGCAGCGAAGCCCAGGCAGCGGATGCGCTGGCTGCGCTCATCCGCGGCGGTCTGGCGGACAGCTGA
- a CDS encoding type II toxin-antitoxin system Phd/YefM family antitoxin — protein MTMGTTKKTIPAGRFKAECLALIDDVARTGQPVVITKRGKPVAQVVPLEGEEPPGLQGSVLYEGDLLSPIDEDWDANR, from the coding sequence ATGACCATGGGCACGACCAAGAAGACGATCCCGGCTGGGAGGTTCAAGGCCGAGTGCCTCGCGCTCATCGACGACGTCGCGCGCACCGGCCAGCCGGTCGTGATCACGAAGCGGGGCAAGCCGGTGGCACAGGTGGTGCCGCTGGAGGGAGAGGAGCCTCCTGGGCTCCAGGGGAGCGTTCTCTACGAGGGCGATCTTCTCTCCCCCATCGACGAGGACTGGGACGCGAACAGGTGA
- the tnpC gene encoding IS66 family transposase, which produces MSHADPRDQRIAELEGRITQLETLLTAALVKIEKLEAENAELRAQLKLDSTNSSKPPSSDPPSVPRPQKDPTGRARGGQRGHKHHKRELLPPEKVNRFVDLKPSNCDRCRRPLEGTDPNPRRRQIVDLPKIEPDVTEVRYHALCCPDCGIVSRPGEPANLPGGSFGSRLVAVVALLTGKLGVSKRSAREFVSDVLGIDFAGGSISNTEQVVSEAAAGAVAEARDFVRCAPSAHLDETGWREDKRRAWLWVAATALVSVFTIARSRGKKVALEILNEGFAGVVISDRWAAYSWLLLSQRPIGGAHVKRDFQGMVDRGGPGKQIGEALLVQLSKMFRWWARVRDGTLPRERFQRRMRKVERRIGDLLRDGEVCPDGRVSGMCAEILKVESALWTFVKTEGIDPTNNAAERDLRRAVLWRKRCFGTDSENGSRYAERILTVTTTLRKQKRPALDFLAQSVDAAARGKPRPSLLPEPRVPAA; this is translated from the coding sequence GTGTCGCACGCCGATCCCAGAGACCAGCGCATCGCCGAACTCGAGGGCCGCATCACGCAGCTCGAGACGCTGCTGACCGCTGCCCTGGTGAAGATCGAGAAGCTCGAGGCGGAGAACGCCGAGCTGCGTGCCCAGCTGAAGCTCGATTCGACCAACTCCTCGAAACCACCGTCGTCCGATCCGCCGTCCGTTCCGCGTCCGCAGAAGGATCCGACCGGCAGAGCACGCGGTGGCCAGCGCGGCCACAAGCACCACAAGCGCGAGCTGTTGCCTCCCGAGAAGGTGAACCGCTTCGTGGACCTCAAGCCCTCCAACTGCGATCGTTGCCGGCGCCCGCTCGAGGGCACCGATCCGAATCCGCGTCGCCGCCAGATCGTGGACCTGCCGAAGATCGAGCCGGACGTCACCGAGGTTCGCTACCACGCGCTGTGCTGCCCGGACTGCGGCATCGTCTCGCGCCCGGGCGAACCGGCGAACCTGCCGGGCGGCTCGTTCGGCTCGCGCCTCGTCGCCGTCGTCGCGCTGCTGACTGGCAAGCTCGGCGTTTCCAAGCGCTCGGCGCGCGAGTTCGTGTCCGACGTGCTCGGAATCGATTTCGCTGGCGGCTCGATCAGCAACACCGAGCAGGTCGTGAGCGAGGCCGCGGCCGGCGCGGTTGCAGAGGCGCGAGACTTCGTGCGCTGCGCGCCCAGTGCGCACCTGGACGAGACCGGCTGGCGTGAGGACAAGCGGCGGGCCTGGCTGTGGGTAGCTGCCACCGCGCTGGTGAGCGTCTTCACCATCGCGCGCAGTCGCGGCAAGAAGGTCGCCCTGGAGATCCTCAACGAGGGGTTTGCCGGCGTCGTGATCAGCGATCGCTGGGCGGCATACTCGTGGCTGCTGCTCTCTCAGCGCCCGATCGGCGGGGCTCACGTGAAGCGAGATTTCCAGGGGATGGTCGACCGCGGTGGCCCCGGCAAGCAGATTGGCGAGGCGCTCCTCGTGCAGCTGTCGAAGATGTTCAGGTGGTGGGCTCGGGTCCGTGACGGCACGCTGCCGCGCGAGCGATTCCAGCGGCGGATGAGGAAAGTGGAGCGCCGCATCGGCGACCTTCTCCGCGACGGAGAGGTGTGCCCTGATGGCCGCGTGTCCGGCATGTGCGCCGAGATCCTCAAGGTCGAGTCGGCGCTTTGGACCTTCGTGAAAACGGAGGGGATCGACCCGACGAACAACGCGGCGGAGCGTGACCTGCGTCGCGCGGTGCTTTGGCGGAAGCGCTGCTTTGGGACGGACAGCGAGAACGGCAGCCGCTATGCCGAGCGCATCCTCACCGTGACTACGACGCTGCGAAAGCAGAAGCGCCCTGCGCTCGACTTCCTCGCGCAGTCGGTGGACGCAGCCGCCCGCGGTAAACCGCGGCCCTCGCTGCTACCTGAGCCAAGAGTGCCGGCGGCCTAG
- a CDS encoding NAD(P)-dependent oxidoreductase yields MINDPILLLGGSGIVGRRTAQFLRAANPTAPVLIGGRDLARASDVAAGIGHAEGVALDLAADDLGLGGRPVGAVAIFLKDDTLAALRFAQARKVPHISISSGTFEIAPEVSAYIHNPTAAPVVLGSEWLAGAATLPALEFVKAFGRVDDITIGVLLDEQDIGGPAAAIDLHRLTEVAPTALPRRDGAFFWRVGDEARATYRAVDGTEMEAFAYSPFDIAALSAATGAPNVQVNIAVGVSSTRRRGEPMSTEIILDLAGEDHAGQPLRTRHAIVHPEGQAPLTALGVTMMLERLVGLDGKPPSPAGLYLPEHLVDPAEYLRRLEQIGGTVSKAEVQ; encoded by the coding sequence ATGATAAACGATCCGATTCTTCTCCTAGGCGGCTCCGGCATCGTCGGCCGCCGGACGGCGCAGTTTCTCCGCGCCGCCAACCCCACTGCGCCGGTGCTGATTGGCGGCCGCGATCTGGCCCGGGCGAGCGATGTAGCCGCTGGGATCGGGCATGCCGAAGGCGTGGCGCTCGATCTCGCTGCCGACGACCTCGGCCTCGGCGGCCGCCCGGTAGGCGCGGTGGCCATCTTCCTGAAGGACGACACGCTGGCCGCGCTGCGTTTTGCGCAGGCGCGCAAGGTGCCGCACATCAGCATCTCGTCCGGCACCTTCGAAATCGCCCCGGAGGTATCGGCGTATATCCACAATCCCACCGCGGCTCCGGTCGTCCTCGGCTCCGAGTGGCTCGCAGGCGCGGCGACGCTCCCCGCGCTCGAGTTCGTCAAGGCATTCGGCCGCGTGGACGACATCACGATCGGCGTGCTCCTCGATGAGCAGGACATCGGCGGCCCGGCGGCAGCGATCGACCTGCACCGGCTGACCGAAGTCGCGCCCACCGCGCTGCCCCGGCGCGACGGCGCCTTCTTCTGGCGCGTGGGTGACGAAGCCAGGGCAACCTACCGTGCCGTCGACGGCACGGAGATGGAAGCGTTCGCCTACTCGCCCTTCGACATCGCCGCCCTGTCGGCGGCGACCGGGGCACCCAATGTCCAGGTGAACATCGCGGTCGGAGTCAGTTCGACACGACGCCGCGGCGAACCGATGTCGACCGAGATCATCCTCGATCTGGCGGGCGAGGATCACGCTGGGCAGCCGCTCCGCACCCGCCATGCGATCGTCCATCCCGAAGGCCAGGCGCCGCTGACTGCGCTAGGCGTCACGATGATGCTGGAGCGGCTCGTGGGGCTCGACGGTAAGCCACCCAGCCCCGCCGGACTCTATCTCCCCGAACATCTGGTCGACCCGGCCGAATATCTGCGCCGCCTGGAGCAGATCGGCGGAACGGTTTCGAAAGCGGAGGTGCAGTGA
- a CDS encoding type II toxin-antitoxin system VapC family toxin yields the protein MIVLDTHAWIWLASDPSRLSAKARRAVAQTPLGVAAISLWEVSMLVTHGRIRFDRPVRQWLDQALALPGIELVPLDPEVASHAGELGDTLHGDPADRLIVATTLVRGAKLVTKDLRIRGSGIVQTIW from the coding sequence GTGATCGTCCTCGATACCCATGCCTGGATCTGGCTGGCCAGCGATCCGTCCAGGCTCTCAGCCAAGGCTCGACGTGCGGTCGCGCAGACACCTTTGGGCGTCGCAGCGATCAGCCTCTGGGAAGTTTCGATGTTGGTCACGCACGGTCGCATCCGCTTCGATCGGCCCGTCCGACAATGGCTCGACCAGGCCCTCGCCCTACCCGGCATCGAGTTGGTTCCGCTCGATCCAGAAGTGGCCTCGCACGCGGGAGAACTCGGCGACACCCTCCATGGTGACCCAGCCGATCGTCTCATCGTCGCAACCACGCTGGTGCGGGGCGCGAAGCTCGTCACGAAGGATCTTCGAATCCGCGGCAGCGGCATCGTCCAGACGATCTGGTAG
- a CDS encoding NAD(P)-dependent oxidoreductase encodes MRLDPVLLIGGTGALGRKIAERLRARNPDLPITIAARNQERAQALAGQLGHADATAIDLARADLGLRDRRFSIVVPAFKDHGHVSYRFAQDSGIPYLALSEVAFEIGPLVAMHAHRPHTPLLLVGHVHGSLPAMIALALSRSFASVDAIRLGAIFDPADPLPPGAEVDMARITKAGPPPLALVDRRWRWLSPEEMQSIRREGTESVPAEAAGLTDTLGLWAPTGARSVRLDMGVGATAPGTDGNPGHEVVIEIAGTDTEDRTVTRRWKLTDPDGNVAFGAKGLLLAVERLLGLDGRPPASAGLYLPETLLDADHVASQLPSFGITLTQVA; translated from the coding sequence ATGCGTCTCGATCCCGTACTGCTCATCGGCGGCACCGGCGCGTTGGGACGCAAGATCGCCGAACGGCTGCGCGCCCGGAACCCGGACCTCCCGATCACCATCGCAGCGCGCAACCAGGAACGGGCCCAGGCGCTGGCGGGCCAGCTGGGCCACGCCGATGCCACGGCGATCGACCTGGCCCGGGCCGATCTCGGACTTAGGGATCGGCGGTTCAGCATCGTCGTGCCGGCGTTCAAGGACCACGGCCACGTCAGCTACCGCTTCGCCCAGGACAGCGGCATTCCCTATCTGGCGCTGTCGGAGGTGGCATTCGAGATCGGTCCGCTCGTAGCGATGCACGCGCACCGTCCCCACACGCCCCTGCTGCTGGTCGGCCACGTCCATGGCAGCCTGCCCGCGATGATTGCGCTCGCGCTCTCGCGTTCTTTCGCTAGCGTCGACGCAATCCGGCTCGGTGCGATCTTCGATCCCGCCGACCCCCTGCCGCCCGGCGCGGAGGTCGACATGGCGCGGATCACGAAGGCGGGCCCCCCGCCGCTGGCGCTGGTCGACCGGAGGTGGCGTTGGCTGTCGCCCGAAGAGATGCAGTCGATCCGCCGCGAGGGAACCGAATCGGTTCCGGCCGAAGCGGCGGGGCTCACCGACACGCTCGGGCTCTGGGCACCCACCGGCGCACGGTCGGTCCGGCTCGACATGGGCGTGGGCGCGACCGCACCGGGCACGGACGGTAACCCCGGCCACGAGGTGGTCATCGAGATCGCTGGCACCGATACGGAAGACCGTACCGTCACCAGGCGCTGGAAGCTGACCGATCCGGACGGCAACGTCGCCTTTGGCGCCAAGGGGCTGCTGCTGGCCGTCGAACGCTTGCTCGGACTCGACGGGAGGCCGCCGGCGTCGGCCGGCCTCTACCTGCCCGAGACGCTGTTGGACGCCGACCACGTCGCCAGCCAGCTCCCGTCCTTCGGCATCACGCTGACCCAGGTCGCGTAG